One Paraclostridium sordellii genomic window, TTTCATTTCCTGGATCTCCAAAAGTCAAATATTTTTCTACATTATATCCTTGTAAATCATTTTTAATTTTATCTAGTATGATATTTATTTCTTTTTTACATTCTTCTATTTTCTTATCTATAAGCATTTTATTTGTAATATTAGTTAAACTAATATCACTAACATTCATCAACATTATTTCAACATCATCTTTAGAAAAATTTTGCTTAATAAAATCTAAAGATTTTTGACTTCTTTCACTTCCATCAATTGGAACTAATATTTTTTTCATATAATCACATCCTTAAAATTTAATAAAAAAAGACTAATTCAAATGGTCTAGGAGAAATAAAATACAAATTAGTCTTTTTTTATTAAGTTTTTGAAATATATAGTAAGATTAATTTAATTATATCAAATCCTTTACAAATTAATTATTTCACTTTTAAATAGTTTATATTGGATATTTCTATTTAAAAATAAATATGAATTTTGATATAATTTAGATATGATTCATATACATTAAATTTTCCTTAACATGAGGTGTTGTTTTTTACAAAGAAAAAGAGATAATAGTCATTTACTATTATCTCTTTTTCTTTGTATATTAATATAATCCTACAAATTAATTGAATTGTATACCTAAACATCTATATAATTTTCTATAGATTCAATATTTACATGATAAATTTTTTAGTTTTGTAGGGGGATTCTTCTACTTTAAATTATAAAAAAGGAAAAAATGAAAACTTTTACTTTTTTATTTATTTATTTAATTATATACATTAATAATTTCTATTTTATTGTAATCAATAACTTTTATATAATATTATTAACCTTTTTTAAATAAGTGTTATAAATGTT contains:
- a CDS encoding universal stress protein; the encoded protein is MKKILVPIDGSERSQKSLDFIKQNFSKDDVEIMLMNVSDISLTNITNKMLIDKKIEECKKEINIILDKIKNDLQGYNVEKYLTFGDPGNEIISKSINGKFDTIIMTKSTKKNFIDSIGSVTLHVVKKSKCTVIILSE